The following proteins are encoded in a genomic region of Nitrospiraceae bacterium:
- the fliF gene encoding flagellar M-ring protein FliF encodes MDSLLSNFQALTLTQRIGVVVVLALALATIPMLMVVGRAPELVVLFSQLNPDDTRAIIQELGKQGAVYEVGDGGNTIKVPAERVHELRLQLASLGLPESAGVGFEIFDRTGLGVTPFTQQMNYRRALQGELARTISQLSQVERVRVHLVMPEKRLFATEQKPAQAAVVLTLKRGAPLGGTQVQGIVHLVASSVEGLEPGQVTVVDNHGQVLSQNSADSDAQLTASQIETQRRVERDLEQRVQTMLDQVLGRDKSVIRVTAPLEFRQVEITEESFDPNSQVVRSENRSQEKVLESGSTHGGPGVPGVRSNVPSELKAGNGTEQKEAKRKNETLNYEVNRKVSKIIEPTGAIKRLSVAVLVDGTYETAQGADGQATGDTSEKKYVPRPEQEIQNLVQIVKKAVGFSEERGDQIEVINVPFESPAVLEGEESFTAGVQSFLAAWGGFLKPVLFFFLGVMVLWFVVRPMALNLTKPTAAAVVLPQKGLPATVTEYEAEISETPQEQAIKLAADNPASAAQVIRTWIKEEQGEKV; translated from the coding sequence ATGGACAGCCTTCTTAGTAATTTTCAAGCCTTAACCTTAACCCAGCGGATCGGCGTGGTCGTCGTCCTGGCTTTAGCCCTGGCGACCATTCCAATGTTGATGGTGGTCGGAAGGGCCCCTGAATTGGTGGTGTTGTTTTCTCAGCTCAATCCCGATGATACGCGGGCAATTATTCAAGAACTGGGCAAGCAAGGCGCGGTCTATGAGGTGGGTGACGGCGGGAATACGATTAAAGTTCCTGCCGAACGGGTGCATGAATTGCGACTCCAGCTGGCCTCGTTAGGACTTCCTGAATCGGCTGGGGTGGGATTTGAAATTTTCGATCGAACCGGATTGGGCGTGACGCCTTTTACGCAACAAATGAATTACCGGCGGGCGCTTCAAGGAGAACTGGCGCGGACCATCTCGCAATTATCCCAAGTTGAGCGGGTACGCGTGCATCTGGTGATGCCCGAGAAGCGCCTGTTTGCGACGGAACAAAAACCAGCCCAGGCTGCAGTCGTGCTAACGCTCAAGCGTGGGGCTCCTCTTGGCGGCACACAGGTTCAGGGGATCGTGCATTTAGTGGCCAGTAGCGTCGAGGGATTAGAGCCCGGCCAGGTGACGGTCGTGGACAATCACGGTCAGGTGCTCAGTCAAAACTCTGCGGATAGTGATGCCCAACTGACGGCTTCTCAAATTGAAACTCAACGACGGGTAGAACGGGATCTGGAGCAACGGGTGCAGACGATGTTGGATCAGGTCTTGGGCCGGGACAAGTCTGTGATTCGGGTCACTGCGCCGTTGGAATTCCGGCAGGTCGAAATCACCGAAGAAAGCTTTGACCCCAATAGCCAGGTGGTACGAAGTGAAAACCGGAGTCAGGAGAAGGTGCTGGAATCCGGTTCGACCCACGGGGGACCGGGTGTTCCGGGTGTCAGGAGCAATGTCCCCAGTGAACTCAAGGCAGGAAACGGAACAGAACAAAAAGAAGCCAAACGAAAAAATGAAACCTTGAATTATGAAGTCAATCGTAAAGTGAGCAAAATCATTGAACCGACCGGGGCGATTAAGCGGTTAAGTGTGGCGGTCTTAGTGGATGGGACCTATGAAACGGCTCAGGGAGCTGATGGACAGGCGACTGGGGATACCTCGGAAAAGAAATATGTGCCACGGCCTGAACAGGAAATCCAGAATCTGGTCCAAATTGTGAAAAAAGCGGTCGGATTCTCCGAGGAACGCGGGGATCAAATTGAAGTCATCAATGTGCCGTTTGAATCTCCCGCCGTCCTTGAAGGTGAAGAAAGTTTCACGGCGGGTGTGCAATCCTTCCTGGCCGCGTGGGGTGGTTTTCTGAAGCCCGTCCTCTTTTTCTTCCTGGGAGTGATGGTGCTGTGGTTCGTGGTTCGACCGATGGCGCTGAATCTCACCAAGCCCACCGCGGCAGCGGTGGTCCTGCCGCAGAAAGGGTTGCCGGCCACGGTGACCGAGTATGAAGCCGAAATTTCCGAAACCCCTCAGGAACAAGCCATTAAGCTGGCTGCAGATAATCCGGCCTCCGCCGCGCAAGTGATTCGAACCTGGATTAAAGAAGAACAAGGGGAAAAAGTTTAA
- the flgB gene encoding flagellar basal body rod protein FlgB produces MMISPWDEGTRLFERSLDVRSGIQETIASNMANEETPGYKSRILPFHETFNAVLRGDGPLESVVTNPKHVRTASEDSRIFQHTIKQDAGAGLDENTVNLEKEMTLMAENTLMYMAVSQFLKGRFDGWNAAIDGGSGGR; encoded by the coding sequence ATGATGATTTCCCCGTGGGATGAAGGCACGCGACTCTTTGAGCGGTCACTGGATGTCCGGAGCGGTATTCAGGAAACGATTGCCTCCAACATGGCCAACGAAGAAACGCCGGGCTATAAGTCCAGGATCCTGCCCTTCCACGAAACCTTCAATGCGGTTCTTCGAGGGGATGGCCCATTAGAGTCTGTCGTCACCAATCCGAAACATGTGCGCACGGCCTCAGAGGATTCCCGGATATTTCAGCACACCATCAAACAGGATGCCGGAGCCGGGTTAGACGAGAATACCGTGAATTTGGAAAAAGAAATGACCCTGATGGCGGAAAATACCTTAATGTATATGGCGGTCAGTCAATTCTTAAAAGGGCGCTTCGATGGGTGGAATGCGGCAATTGATGGAGGTAGTGGCGGTAGGTGA
- the fliE gene encoding flagellar hook-basal body complex protein FliE: protein MDDLQIKGIEGVSESFGVTPLKGPASQDKGFSDLLKNAVESVNTMQYEAMRLEDAVAKGENVNIHQAVIAGEKAGLSFKLLMQVRNKVIDAYQEVMRMQV, encoded by the coding sequence ATGGACGATCTTCAGATTAAAGGCATTGAGGGTGTTTCGGAATCGTTTGGTGTCACCCCGCTGAAAGGACCCGCTAGCCAGGACAAGGGATTCAGCGATCTCTTGAAGAATGCGGTGGAGTCCGTCAATACAATGCAATATGAGGCCATGCGATTGGAAGATGCGGTTGCCAAGGGAGAAAATGTCAACATTCATCAAGCGGTCATTGCCGGTGAAAAAGCCGGGTTATCGTTCAAACTCTTGATGCAGGTCAGAAATAAGGTGATTGATGCCTATCAGGAAGTTATGCGGATGCAAGTGTAA
- the fliG gene encoding flagellar motor switch protein FliG, translating to MNSQLSGYEKAAILLLAIGESAAVEVLKVLDQKDIRQIGAYLGALVNVGQDEHRLVLKEFRELAGTSGLSVEGKTYLSKILNAALGKDKARRILSSLNTSENAGFETLKSLDAASIANLLAIEHPQTGALILANLESDHAAQILSLLPANKRDAIVYRLATTEEVSPNMLDELNSVLQEELRLGSSKNAVAVGGTGLVAEILNSVKRNVEGEILTSLESKNPEIAEEIRGKMFVFEDLENVDDRGMQELLREVSKEELLLALKPIDGPLRDKFFKNMSSRAAESLKEDMETRGPVKLSDVETAQQNIIKTVQRLAGEGRVALGGKGEEQMV from the coding sequence GTGAATAGTCAATTATCCGGATATGAGAAAGCGGCGATTTTGTTGCTTGCTATTGGGGAGAGTGCCGCGGTGGAAGTCTTGAAAGTCCTCGATCAAAAGGACATCCGGCAAATCGGCGCCTATTTGGGAGCGTTGGTCAATGTGGGGCAGGATGAACATCGATTGGTGTTAAAAGAATTCCGGGAATTGGCCGGAACATCCGGTCTGTCGGTGGAAGGCAAAACCTATCTTTCAAAAATCCTCAATGCGGCACTGGGTAAAGATAAAGCCCGGCGTATTTTGAGTTCCCTGAATACGTCGGAGAATGCCGGATTTGAAACCTTGAAATCCCTCGATGCAGCATCGATTGCGAACTTGTTGGCCATTGAACATCCTCAAACAGGCGCCTTGATTCTAGCCAATTTAGAATCTGATCACGCGGCTCAGATTTTGTCATTGCTCCCCGCAAATAAACGGGATGCCATCGTCTACCGGTTAGCCACCACAGAAGAAGTCTCGCCCAATATGTTGGACGAATTAAATTCTGTGCTTCAGGAGGAATTGCGTCTGGGGTCATCCAAAAATGCGGTGGCCGTGGGCGGGACCGGGCTGGTGGCCGAAATCCTGAATTCCGTGAAACGCAATGTGGAAGGGGAAATCCTGACCTCCCTGGAAAGCAAAAATCCGGAGATTGCCGAAGAAATCCGTGGGAAGATGTTTGTGTTTGAAGATCTGGAAAATGTCGATGATCGCGGAATGCAGGAATTGTTGCGTGAAGTCAGCAAAGAAGAATTATTGCTGGCTCTGAAGCCGATTGATGGCCCACTCCGGGATAAATTCTTTAAGAATATGTCCAGTCGAGCGGCGGAATCTCTGAAGGAAGATATGGAGACGCGAGGCCCGGTCAAGCTGAGTGATGTGGAAACCGCTCAGCAGAACATTATTAAAACCGTTCAGCGCCTGGCCGGTGAAGGCCGCGTAGCCTTGGGAGGAAAGGGTGAGGAGCAAATGGTCTAA
- the flgC gene encoding flagellar basal body rod protein FlgC, whose protein sequence is MNIDRVFSVVGSALDAQRQRLNIIASNLANAESTRTPEGGPYIRRDVVFQASPAERQFSNVFANAFGDQSGPAGVRVTDVIQDERPLRTMYDPSHPDADEQGYVHLPNVNPIEEMVNLMSATRAYEANLAVMETGKTMTLRALEMSR, encoded by the coding sequence ATGAATATTGATCGAGTGTTTTCGGTCGTCGGGTCTGCCTTGGATGCACAACGGCAGCGGCTAAATATCATTGCCAGTAACTTAGCCAATGCGGAATCCACCCGGACGCCGGAAGGAGGACCATACATCAGACGTGATGTCGTGTTTCAAGCCTCACCGGCAGAGCGCCAGTTTTCCAATGTATTTGCCAATGCCTTTGGTGATCAGTCCGGACCAGCCGGCGTTCGGGTGACGGATGTGATTCAAGACGAGCGACCGTTACGAACCATGTACGATCCCAGTCATCCCGATGCGGATGAACAGGGGTATGTACACCTTCCGAATGTGAATCCGATTGAGGAGATGGTGAATCTCATGTCGGCCACCCGGGCCTACGAGGCCAATCTCGCGGTGATGGAAACCGGCAAGACGATGACGCTTCGTGCATTAGAAATGAGTCGTTAA